One region of Algihabitans albus genomic DNA includes:
- a CDS encoding YybH family protein: MPLLVQDHGPKEDVEAIRAQCEGWIAAFIAKDVDKILTYYAPGDELISYDIMPPLEYSGLEVYRESWKNFFGSFQGDPGFEHRDMQIKCSGDVGFVTNLIRVSGNMGGKDASMWLRETHCFQKIDGTWLLVHDHVSVPMDMASGRALTDLTP; the protein is encoded by the coding sequence ATGCCACTTTTGGTTCAGGATCACGGTCCCAAGGAAGATGTCGAGGCCATCCGCGCCCAGTGCGAAGGGTGGATTGCAGCATTCATTGCAAAGGATGTAGACAAGATTCTGACTTACTACGCACCGGGAGACGAATTGATTTCCTACGATATCATGCCGCCCCTCGAGTATTCCGGCCTCGAAGTCTACCGGGAGAGCTGGAAGAATTTTTTCGGTTCTTTTCAAGGAGACCCGGGCTTCGAGCACAGGGATATGCAGATCAAGTGCTCTGGGGATGTCGGTTTCGTCACCAACCTCATCCGTGTCTCGGGCAATATGGGCGGCAAGGACGCCAGCATGTGGCTGCGCGAAACCCACTGCTTTCAAAAAATCGACGGAACCTGGCTGCTGGTCCACGATCACGTATCCGTACCGATGGATATGGCTTCAGGCAGGGCTCTGACCGATCTCACGCCGTAA